One window from the genome of Leishmania donovani BPK282A1 complete genome, chromosome 5 encodes:
- a CDS encoding methylthioadenosine phosphorylase, putative, which translates to MYGNPHKEPVAIAVIGGSGIYKLDCLQDAKYYDVPTPYGNPSGQLCVAKVDGVPCVFLPRHGPHHQYNPSEINYRANICALKQMGVRYILAINAVGSLDESCKPGDLVLCDQIIDKTYARKATFFEGGVVAHADFAHPTSRIFNNIAHEALLRCFPDVAAGKGTFQIHSSGTLVTMEGPQFSTKAESLLNKQMGGHLIGMTSATEARLAREAEIAYATVAMVTDMDAWSDAPHVDAAQVTKVMAANVEKAQRYPSEIIKSLAQNLFDDPAHHTLEYAIVTKPEHIPAETKQRIAPLVASKYPQFAP; encoded by the coding sequence ATGTACGGTAATCCGCACAAGGAGCCCGTCGCGATCGCCGTCATCGGCGGCTCTGGCATCTACAAGCTGGACTGCTTGCAGGATGCAAAGTACTACGACGTACCGACCCCGTATGGCAACCCGAGCGGGCAGCTGTGCGTGGCCAAGGTCGACGGTGTGCCGTGCGTCTTCCTGCCGCGTCACGGTCCGCACCACCAGTACAACCCCAGCGAGATCAACTACCGCGCCAACATCTGCGCGCTGAAGCAGATGGGCGTGCGCTATATCCTCGCCATCAACGCTGTTGGATCGCTGGACGAGTCCTGCAAGCCCGGCGACCTCGTGCTGTGCGACCAGATCATCGACAAGACGTACGCGCGCAAGGCAACCTTCTTCGagggcggcgtcgtcgcgcacGCGGACTTCGCCCACCCGACGTCGCGCATCTTCAACAACATCGCGCatgaggcgctgctgcgctgctttccggacgtggcggccggcaaGGGCACGTTCCAGAttcacagcagcggcaccctCGTGACGATGGAAGGTCCGCAGTTCAGCACTAAGGCCGAGTCCCTCCTCAACAAGCAGATGGGCGGCCACCTGATCGGTATGACGTCGGCAACGGAGGCGCGGCTGGCGCGTGAGGCGGAGATCGCATACGCGACAGTGGCGATGGTGACCGACATGGACGCGTGGAGCGACGCGCCGCACgtggacgcggcgcaggtgacgaaggtgatggcggcgaatgtggagaaggcgcagcgcTACCCATCCGAGATCATCAAGTCCCTCGCCCAGAATCTCTTCGATGATCCGGCGCACCACACCCTGGAGTACGCCATCGTGACAAAGCCGGAGCACATCCCCGCCGAGAcgaagcagcgcatcgcgccGCTCGTGGCGAGCAAGTACCCGCAGTTCGCCCCGTAG
- a CDS encoding MYND zinc finger (ZnF) domain-like protein — protein sequence MCPLQTQANLTAICASSLSTPPLLTLHISSVRGNRTHTRIPRFRHRPYHCPPHSSSRSPATPPMPPHAAALPPPPRPDPVTLDQVFAQLTAVDVAYDAKAYHLVALNTVAFHPSVKLFLFEEPAAAAASSSSTESPDARSTSSSPPAAAVLNKLRREKLLKNVAFMLAQRNNAVCHECRWETVSLLGELCRMESAHSGVPTSALGQLEAKLNNYAKENLEYLAQLPWFLPVIDSIIKAGGGTLDDDANGDASVAAAAAKKARQQGESSASAAASSSRSALKEKLMAREAGRNSRGGADSDNGNGPEAEEEDEDVVIALLDIRRALPTCHRVSGSGRSTDSADVVFEWSAANVEQARDLMFVDASTSMLHLIPSVARGCSDVCAQCQKRVPAASTSAAAPLLRCSSCKAVYYCSAECQKTHWTTVHRTPCRAYKERCDKILEQYYSTSTASGKKKGLKTSEVVILEVPLEPSLFFETRRYLYDHRDESFAHVDYSDYFMKYTVRGS from the coding sequence ATGTGCCCGCTTCAGACGCAGGCAAATCTCACGGCAATAtgcgcttcctctctctctaccccccccctcctcactctCCACATCTCTAGTGTCCGCGGTAATCGCACCCATACGCGCATCCCACGTTTTCGTCATCGGCCCTACCACTGTCCGCCTcatagcagcagcagaagcccTGCCACTCCACCGATGCCGCCACACGccgcagcactgccgccgccgccgcgaccggACCCAGTCACTTTGGACCAGGTCTTCGCCCAGCTCACCGCCGTGGATGTGGCGTACGACGCCAAGGCGTATCACCTCGTCGCTCTCAACACGGTGGCCTTCCACCCGTCCGTGAagctcttcctcttcgaagaaccagcggcagcagcagcttcgtcgtcgtcgacggaGAGCCCAGATGCGCGCTCCACATCctcgtcgccaccggcggcagcggtgctcaACAAGCTACGCCGCGAGAAGCTGCTCAAGAACGTCGCCTTcatgctggcgcagcggaaCAACGCCGTGTGTCACGAATGCAGGTGGGAGACGGTGTCGCTGCTCGGGGAGCTGTGCCGTATGGAGAGTGCGCACAGCGGGGTGCCAACGTCGGCGCTGGGGCAACTGGAGGCGAAGCTCAACAACTACGCCAAGGAGAACCTTGAATacctggcgcagctgccatgGTTTCTGCCTGTCATCGACAGTATCATCAAGGCCGGTGGCGGTACCTTAGACGACGATGCCAATGGCGACGCGAGCGtagctgcagcggcggcgaagaaaGCGCGACAGCAaggcgagagcagcgcctccgctgctgcctcctcctcgcgctcaGCTCTCAAGGAGAAGCTGATGGCGCGTGAGGCCGGCCGCAAcagtcgcggcggcgcagacagCGATAACGGCAACGGGCCGGAggccgaagaggaggacgaggacgtcgTGATCGCGCTGCTCGACATTCGCCGTGCCCTTCCCACGTGTCACCgtgtcagcggcagcggcagaagcaCCGACAGCGCAGATGTGGTGTTCGAGTGGTCAGCCGCGAATGTCGAGCAGGCGCGTGACCTCATGTTCGTCGACGCCTCGACCTCGATGTTGCACCTTATCCCCAGCGTGgcccgcggctgcagcgatgTCTGTGCCCAATGCCAGAAGCGGGTACCGGCGGCATCcacatccgccgccgccccgctgctccgctgcagcagctgcaaggCTGTGTATTACTGCTCCGCCGAGTGCCAGAAGACGCACTGGACGACGGTTCATCGAACGCCGTGCCGGGCGTACAAGGAGCGATGCGACAAGATCCTCGAGCAGTATTACAGCACCAGCACGGCCAGTGGAAAGAAGAAGGGCCTCAAGACGAGCGAGGTCGTCATCCTCGAGGTGCCGCTGGAGCCGAGCCTGTTCTTCGAGACTCGCCGCTACCTCTACGACCACCGCGATGAGTCCTTCGCGCACGTCGACTACTCGGACTACTTTATGAAGTACACCGTGCGGGGGTCGTAG